The Gloeobacter violaceus PCC 7421 DNA window ATTTACCCGGGACATCGCCTACCTGCGCGAGCTGTACAACCGGCTCAATCAGCAGGGCAACGTCCACATCGCGGCCCAGTGTCCCCAGTGCAACAGTCGCTTCGCGGTGGAGCTCGCCCTATCGGGGGAATAATCGGCTACCCCTCCGACCGGCTCTACGAGGAGGTAGCCTACATCGCCTTTCACTTTCACTGGCCGCCGGACGCGATTGTGGACCTCGAACACAAAGATCGCCAGCGTTGGGTCGAAGAAATCGGCAAGATCCACAAGCAGAGCCAGGTGCAAGCCCCGCCAAAGGCCGCACCCAGACCCAAAGCCGACCCCGGTGAGGGGCAGTGGACCACCTTTGCGCCCGGGCCGCCGCGCTCGCAAGATCTGCGCAACCCTCGGGGGGGATAGGCGCCTAAAGCGCCGCCACACAACAGGTATGCCTACCTGGTGCACCCCGCAAGGTGCGACCGAAGTCGGTGCAGCGCCCTGGCGGTTTGTCCCCTTTACATTTACACGGGGGTAAACCGTCCCCCCCTTAGAACCCGCATCGTTGTGTCAAAGGAGCAAGCGTGGCCAGGAGCAAGGTGCCCTCAGAGTGCTGCGAACGGCATGGCGGCCTGACGCGCTTTTGCCCGGTCTGCGGCCGCTTGCTCGCAGGCGGCGAAGTGCTCGAAAATCCGGAGAGCGGCCACCGCTACGAGCGGGTCGCCACCCTCGCCCAGGGGGGCATGAGCACGACTTATCTGGTCTTCAACCATCAGAACGACCGGCTTGCGGTGCTCAAGGAAATCGACGCGGATCTCTCGCGCAAGGCCAAAGCGCGCGAACTATTTTTGCGCGAGGCGCAGGTGCTCGCAGAACTCGACCACGGCGGCATCCCCCGCTTTTACGACTATTTTTCCAGCGACGAACGCCATTATTTGGTCATGGAGATGATCCACGGCCTCACCCTTGAGCAGGTGCAGCCCCGTTCCGCCGCCCAGGCGGCAGGCTGGATGATCGAAGCGTGCAACGTGCTGGTCTACCTGCACGGCTTGCAACCGCCGGTCATCCACCGCGACATCAAGCCCGCCAATTTGATCTTGCGCTACAACCCCCGCGAGGTGGTGCTCATCGACTACGGCGCGGTCAAGTTGGCCGGCGGCAGGCAGGGCACGCGCATCGCCACCCCCGGCTACAGCCCGCCGGAGCAGGGGCGGGGACGGCCCTGCCTGCAGTCGGATATCTACGGTGTCGGGATGACGCTGGTATTTTTGCTCACCCGCCAGTTTCCGGGCCGCTTCTACCACCCGCGCGAGCGGCGGCTGGTGGGTCTGGAGGAAGCCGGAATCGAAGCGCCGCTCGCGGCGGTGATCGCCAAGGCCACCGCCTACCTCCCCCAGGAGCGCCACCGCGACAGCCAGGAGTTGGCCCATGCCCTGGCGCCCTTTGCCCTGGGTTGAGCGACTCGGTACAATAGCGCAGTCCGTTTGCCGTTGGTGCCCATGAAGACTGCCGCCCGCCTCGATCGCATCCCGCCTTATCTGTTTGCCGAAATCGACCGCCGCCGCGACGAGGCCGTCGCCCGCGGCGTGGACATCATCAACATGGGCATCGGCGACCCGGACAAACCCACCCCCCCGGTGGTACTGGAGGCGATGCACGCGGCCATCGACGACCCCTCCACCCACAACTACCCGCCCTACAAGGGCACCAAAGCTTATCGGGAAGCGGCGGCGGCCTGGTTCGAGCGGCGCTTCGGCGTGGGCGGCTTCCACCCGGATACGGAGGTGATTTCTTCGATCGGCTCCAAAGAAGCGATCCACAACACGTTCTTGGCCTTCGTCGATCCGGGCGATTACACCCTCATCCCCGATCCGGCCTACCCGGTCTACCGCACCTCGACGATTTTTGCCGGGGGCGAATTTTTTGCGATGCCGCTATTGCCCGAAAACCAGCTTCTGCCGGATCTGGAGGCGGTGCCCGAGACAGTGGCCCGCAAGGCGAAACTGCTGTGGCTCAACTACCCCAACAACCCCACCGGAGCGGTCGCCTCGCTCGAATTTTTTGAAAAAGTCGTCCACTTTGCCAAAAAGCACGACATTCTCGTGTGCCACGACAACGCCTACAGCGAGATGGCCTACGACGGCTACAAACCGCCCAGCATTCTGCAGGTGCCTGGCGCCCGCGATGTCGCCATCGAATTTTTGTCGTGCTCGAAGGCCTACAACATGACCGGCTGGCGCGTCGGCTTCGTGATCGGCAACCGGACGGGCATCGCCGGGCTCGGCCAGGTGAAGACCAACATCGACTCAGGCGTGTTCAAGGCTATCCAGCAGGCGGCGATTGCCGCCTTCGGCCTCGACGACGAGCGGCTGCACGCACTGATGGCCGTCTACCAGAACCGCCGCAACATCATCGTCGAGGGCCTGCGCTCGCTCGGCTGGCCCCTCGAAGCCCCCAAAGCCACCCTTTATGTCTGGGCGCCCATCCCAAAATCCTTCGGCTCGTCGGTCGAATTTGTAGGGGCATTGCTCGATAAGTGCGGGATCATCGTCCCGCCGGGCAACGGCTACGGCGAGCACGGAGAGGGCTTCTTCCGGATCGCCCTCACGGTTCCCGACGAGCGCATGCGCGAGGCGATCGGCCGCATGGAGGCCGCCGGGATCCGCTTCGAGGGCTAGACTGGAGGCAAGACGAGCGGTCCGGTCATGGTACAGACGATTCAGGCCCAGAATCTGCGACTTGTGGACCTCCAGCAGCGCTTCGGTCTGCACTGGATTGAAAGCGATGCCGCTTCTGTGCAGTGGCAAGAGGAATTGCCCGCTCTGAGCGATGGGCAAGTTCACAAATTGGATCTGCTCAAGCAGCGCCACCGCTACCTGGCCCAGTACGGGGTAGCCGAAGAGACGGTCAAACTCACCATGCTCGCACCGCTACTCGAACTGGCGGGGCTGTGCGACGCACCCTTTCGGCTCGAAACCGAAGCTTCTATCGAGATTGCTGCCGAAGATGAGGGAGTAATCATCCGTGGGCGCATCGATGTTCTGGTGGTTAGTGGGCGACTGTGGATCCTGGTCATCGAATCCAAAAAAATGGGCTTTAACGTCACTGAAGGACTGCCCCAAGCGCTTTTTTATATGCTTGTCAATCCCAGTCTCAAAGAGCCGACGTTTGGGATGATTACCAACGGCGAATCTTACCTCTTCGTGAGACTCACCCAAGACGGCACACCCGAGTACAACCTTTCCAGGCCCTACTCTCTGTTGAACCCAGGCAACGATCTGTACGAGGTTTTAAGCATTCTGATGCGATTAAGCAGCCTTTTTCTTCCCCAATAGAAGCCGCGGTGCACATTGCCACCATTGGAGTGCAAGCATCGGCGCAGTTTTATATCGGGTCTCACTGATTGCATACAAGCCTTTTTCAGGTCGGCCCCTGATGTCCAGGAAGTAAATTGTCTGGAGAAATAGTGGCTTGCGGTAAAACTGGATGGATAGAACTCCCAGGATAGAGAGTTTGGAAGGTATGAAAAATGGATGGCAAGGGACAGTAGGGCTGGTTGTCTGCGCGACTTTGGCAACTGGAGCCCAGGCGGCGGAATTCAAGGACATCGCCGGGTACTGGGGGTCTTCCTACGTCGAAACCCTGGCCGACCGCCGGTTTGTTGCCGGCTTCCCGGACGATACCTTTCGTCCCGATGCGCCGGTCACCCGCGCCCAGCTCGCGGCGATGGCCGCCCGGGCCTTCGACCTGCCTGAAAGCCAGGTGAGCAGCCTGACCTTCAAAGACGTCTCCCCCAACTACTGGGCGGCCAAAGCGATTGCAACTGTGGCTGACCGGGGTCTGGCAAGCGGGTTTCCCGACGGTAACTTTCACCCCGAGGATCTGCTCACCCGCGCCCAGGCGATCGTGATCTTCTCGCAGGTGCTTGGACGCTTCTCCCGGAACAACACCGAAGGCGCCCTCGCCGGCTACACCGATGCCGAGGCGGTGCCGGACTGGGCAAAGCCGGGCATCGAAAAAGCCGCCGCCGCCTCGATCATCGTGAGCTACCCCGACCCGAACGTCATCAAGCCCAACACGGTCGCCACCCGCGGCGAGGTGGCCGCCATGATGTACCAGACGCTGATTCGCCTGGGGATCAGCCTGCCGCCCCTCGATATCGGGGTAGTGGGCAGCGACGACCGGCCGACGGTGCCGCGCGAGGAGCGGGCGGCCGCCGAACGGGTCGCGATCGAGCGCTTGGTGCTGCAGCCCGAATTGAATGTGTTCCGTTCAGGCGACGAGCTGTCGGTGCGCGCCTTTGCAACACCGGGGGGGCAGGCGAATTTTACCCTGCCGGGAATCGCTGCGGCGGTGCCGATGGAAGAAAAACAGCCCGGCATCTATGAGGGCTCCTACGTGATCAAACGCGGCGACCAGGGCGGCGATCTGCGCCTGGCAGTCACCTTGCGCGGCTCCAATGGCAGCGCCACCACCCAGGTGTGGACCCAGGGAATCAATATCAATCGCTAGAGCAGGTATCAGGTGTCAGGGTTAAAACGCTTGTTCACCAGGGTTTGCAAGCGGTTGGCGAGTGTTTGTTCAACTGAAAAGCGCTCAAAGAGGATGCTTGTAAATCACGATGAACCAATAGACAAGCGTTCTCTGGCTGCCTGCAATCTTCTACAGTACCAAGCCGCAGCCGTCTTGGTGCGCTTGCACGATGACGGCGCGAGTTGTTACACCCCCATCGAAAGGACGACGCGAAAGCGCGCCTTGCCGCTCATCATCCGATCGTATGCAGCCTGTGCGTTCTCGAACGGGTAGATTTCGTTCATGGAGGTGATCCCGTTGCGATGGCTAAACAGCAGTGTATCCTCCGAATCGGCCGCCGTGCCCGAATACCAGCCCTTCACCGCGGCGCGCTTGAGGAGTAACTCTGTCGGGTTGACAGTGAGGGTGGGCACTGCACCGATGAGCATCATCGTGCCGTTGGGTCCGAGACCGCCAACGAGCGCCTGCATCGCTTTCTCGCTGGTGACGGTTGCGAGGATCGCCTTTGCCCCGCCCATCGCCAGCAGTGCGGCGGCGGGATCGCCCTCTTCGCTGTCGATGTATTCGTGCGCGCCGAGCGAGCGTGCGAGTTCCTCTTTGTCGCGGCCGCGGTTGACGGCGACGGTGCGGAAGCCCTGGCGCGCGGCGAACTGGATACCGAGATGACCGAGCCCGCCGATACCGTGGATCGCCACCAACTCGCCCGGCCCCGCACCGCAATTGCGCAGCGCGTTGAAGGTGGTGATACCGGCACACAGTAAGGGCGCCGATTCGACCACGTCGAGATCGGTCGGCACATGGGCGAGCGCGGAGACATCGGCCAGCATGTGGGTCGCGTAGCCGCCGTCGCGGGTCACACCGGTGACGGCGCTCACCGTCTCGCAGGCGAACGCCGAGCCGCGTCGGCAGTGCGCGCA harbors:
- a CDS encoding DUF6760 family protein, with protein sequence MQQSLRGGARPIGGIIGYPSDRLYEEVAYIAFHFHWPPDAIVDLEHKDRQRWVEEIGKIHKQSQVQAPPKAAPRPKADPGEGQWTTFAPGPPRSQDLRNPRGG
- a CDS encoding serine/threonine protein kinase, translated to MARSKVPSECCERHGGLTRFCPVCGRLLAGGEVLENPESGHRYERVATLAQGGMSTTYLVFNHQNDRLAVLKEIDADLSRKAKARELFLREAQVLAELDHGGIPRFYDYFSSDERHYLVMEMIHGLTLEQVQPRSAAQAAGWMIEACNVLVYLHGLQPPVIHRDIKPANLILRYNPREVVLIDYGAVKLAGGRQGTRIATPGYSPPEQGRGRPCLQSDIYGVGMTLVFLLTRQFPGRFYHPRERRLVGLEEAGIEAPLAAVIAKATAYLPQERHRDSQELAHALAPFALG
- the dapL gene encoding LL-diaminopimelate aminotransferase → MKTAARLDRIPPYLFAEIDRRRDEAVARGVDIINMGIGDPDKPTPPVVLEAMHAAIDDPSTHNYPPYKGTKAYREAAAAWFERRFGVGGFHPDTEVISSIGSKEAIHNTFLAFVDPGDYTLIPDPAYPVYRTSTIFAGGEFFAMPLLPENQLLPDLEAVPETVARKAKLLWLNYPNNPTGAVASLEFFEKVVHFAKKHDILVCHDNAYSEMAYDGYKPPSILQVPGARDVAIEFLSCSKAYNMTGWRVGFVIGNRTGIAGLGQVKTNIDSGVFKAIQQAAIAAFGLDDERLHALMAVYQNRRNIIVEGLRSLGWPLEAPKATLYVWAPIPKSFGSSVEFVGALLDKCGIIVPPGNGYGEHGEGFFRIALTVPDERMREAIGRMEAAGIRFEG
- a CDS encoding type I restriction endonuclease, which encodes MVQTIQAQNLRLVDLQQRFGLHWIESDAASVQWQEELPALSDGQVHKLDLLKQRHRYLAQYGVAEETVKLTMLAPLLELAGLCDAPFRLETEASIEIAAEDEGVIIRGRIDVLVVSGRLWILVIESKKMGFNVTEGLPQALFYMLVNPSLKEPTFGMITNGESYLFVRLTQDGTPEYNLSRPYSLLNPGNDLYEVLSILMRLSSLFLPQ
- a CDS encoding S-layer homology domain-containing protein, with protein sequence MKNGWQGTVGLVVCATLATGAQAAEFKDIAGYWGSSYVETLADRRFVAGFPDDTFRPDAPVTRAQLAAMAARAFDLPESQVSSLTFKDVSPNYWAAKAIATVADRGLASGFPDGNFHPEDLLTRAQAIVIFSQVLGRFSRNNTEGALAGYTDAEAVPDWAKPGIEKAAAASIIVSYPDPNVIKPNTVATRGEVAAMMYQTLIRLGISLPPLDIGVVGSDDRPTVPREERAAAERVAIERLVLQPELNVFRSGDELSVRAFATPGGQANFTLPGIAAAVPMEEKQPGIYEGSYVIKRGDQGGDLRLAVTLRGSNGSATTQVWTQGININR
- a CDS encoding alcohol dehydrogenase, with the translated sequence MTKMRAMIVPEAGAKFQMIERDLPVPGPREVRLSVSACGVCHSDSVTVEGTMRGIAYPRVPGHEVIGTIEALGPEVLGWEVSMRVGVGWFGGSCGYCAHCRRGSAFACETVSAVTGVTRDGGYATHMLADVSALAHVPTDLDVVESAPLLCAGITTFNALRNCGAGPGELVAIHGIGGLGHLGIQFAARQGFRTVAVNRGRDKEELARSLGAHEYIDSEEGDPAAALLAMGGAKAILATVTSEKAMQALVGGLGPNGTMMLIGAVPTLTVNPTELLLKRAAVKGWYSGTAADSEDTLLFSHRNGITSMNEIYPFENAQAAYDRMMSGKARFRVVLSMGV